In Silene latifolia isolate original U9 population chromosome X, ASM4854445v1, whole genome shotgun sequence, the following proteins share a genomic window:
- the LOC141621031 gene encoding uncharacterized protein LOC141621031 translates to MVWNVQGTGSKKKINAIKEVVRIYKPTVLALVETHMGGDHAVKLGRILGFDGQSRVDAIGFSGGIWLYWRSNVISIKPIIEHQQFITVEMSRQGTLPWFFTAVYASPDPSNRRDLWRELEIFARNNNHPWLLAGDFNETRSLNERHGGDSNMARRCDAFNDWIENCELIELAFTGASHTWARGNSVATRQSARLDRALCNAEWGTIYEDSLVKHLPAFQSDHCPILVSPNGFAPVHAIRKPV, encoded by the coding sequence ATGGTCTGGAACGTCCAAGGCACTGGTAGTAAGAAAAAAATTAACGCTATTAAGGAAGTAGTACGTATATATAAACCGACTGTCCTGGCCCTTGTTGAAACACATATGGGAGGTGATCATGCAGTTAAATTAGGGAGGATTCTTGGCTTTGACGGTCAGTCCCGTGTTGATGCTATCGGTTTCAGCGGTGGTATTTGGTTATACTGGAGATCGAATGTCATTTCGATCAAGCCAATTATTGAACACCAGCAATTCATTACTGTCGAAATGTCGAGACAAGGCACCCTACCTTGGTTCTTCACAGCCGTTTACGCAAGTCCGGACCCGTCTAATCGTCGGGATTTATGGAGGGAATTGGAAATTTTTGCAAGAAATAATAACCACCCATGGTTATTAGCGGGAGACTTCAACGAAACCCGATCTTTAAATGAACGTCATGGTGGCGATAGTAATATGGCGAGACGGTGTGATGCTTTCAACGATTGGATAGAAAATTGTGAATTAATTGAATTAGCCTTTACAGGGGCGTCACACACTTGGGCTCGAGGCAATTCCGTGGCGACCCGTCAGAGCGCTAGACTAGATAGAGCCCTGTGTAATGCAGAATGGGGCACGATTTATGAAGACTCATTGGTTAAACATCTGCCCGCCTTCCAATCTGACCACTGCCCTATACTCGTATCCCCGAATGGCTTCGCACCTGTTCATGCCATTAGGAAACCGGTTTAA